Proteins from one Shewanella pealeana ATCC 700345 genomic window:
- the plsX gene encoding phosphate acyltransferase PlsX → MTNLTLALDAMGGDFGPRITVPASLQALRLNPLLKIVLVGDKTQIDEYIASAEPAIKRRIEIKHTTEVVAMSDRPVHALRNRKQSSMRLAIELVRDGKAQACLSAGNTGALMAMSKVLLKTLPGIDRPALVSCLPAVNNTPVYLLDLGANISCDSETLFQFAVMGSVLCETVDKTVSPKVALLNVGIEEIKGNDQVQQAGQLLQQIPQINYTGFIEGDEIYSGNVDVIVCDGFVGNITLKTSEGIARLLIHQLKKSLSDGFFVKILAKIIAPRIRSLLNQMNPDHYNGASLIGLRGIVVKSHGCADEAAFLQAITLAVTEAQRRLPQMIEDRLESILLDINS, encoded by the coding sequence ATGACAAATCTGACGCTTGCGTTAGATGCGATGGGGGGCGACTTTGGTCCCCGCATCACAGTGCCTGCATCTTTGCAGGCACTTCGCTTAAACCCCCTCCTAAAAATCGTACTAGTGGGCGACAAAACCCAGATAGACGAATATATAGCATCTGCCGAACCAGCGATAAAACGTCGCATTGAGATTAAACATACGACCGAAGTGGTCGCTATGTCCGATCGGCCCGTCCATGCCTTAAGAAACCGTAAGCAAAGTTCGATGCGTTTAGCGATTGAATTAGTGCGTGACGGTAAAGCACAAGCATGCCTGAGCGCAGGTAATACTGGTGCATTGATGGCGATGTCTAAAGTGCTACTAAAGACCTTGCCCGGGATCGACCGCCCAGCACTTGTAAGCTGTTTACCCGCAGTTAACAACACGCCTGTTTATTTGCTTGATTTAGGTGCCAATATTTCCTGTGACTCTGAAACGTTATTTCAATTTGCGGTGATGGGATCGGTACTCTGTGAAACAGTCGATAAGACGGTGTCACCTAAAGTTGCATTACTCAATGTGGGCATTGAAGAAATTAAAGGTAATGATCAGGTTCAACAGGCTGGTCAGTTACTGCAACAAATTCCTCAAATAAACTATACCGGTTTTATTGAGGGTGATGAGATTTACTCTGGTAATGTAGACGTGATTGTTTGTGATGGCTTTGTGGGTAATATCACTCTGAAAACCTCAGAGGGCATTGCACGCTTGTTGATCCATCAACTTAAAAAGAGCCTAAGTGACGGTTTTTTTGTCAAGATCCTCGCTAAAATCATCGCTCCACGTATTCGTTCTTTGTTAAATCAGATGAACCCCGACCACTATAATGGCGCAAGTCTGATAGGATTGCGCGGAATTGTAGTAAAAAGTCATGGGTGCGCAGATGAAGCTGCTTTTTTACAAGCAATTACTTTGGCAGTAACCGAAGCGCAACGTCGACTCCCACAGATGATCGAAGATCGTCTAGAGTCGATTCTTTTAGACATTAATAGCTGA
- the rluC gene encoding 23S rRNA pseudouridine(955/2504/2580) synthase RluC, producing the protein MNTPSQKAQVQLVTIDEDHVGQRIDNFLLTKLKGVPKSMIYRIVRKGEVRVNKKRIKPEYKLADGDIVRIPPVRVSESEGRPGPSAKLTKVSQLEERILFEDKYLIVLNKPSGIAVHGGSGVEFGVIEAMRSLRTQQKFLELVHRLDKETSGVLLIAKKRSALRHLHDQLRYKKMQKDYVALVRGEWQSHDKVIKAPLLKLTLKSGERIVRVNKEGKESETRFKILQRYEDSTLVQASPVTGRTHQIRVHCQFAGHPIACDEKYSEQKFDDSMRAQGLNRLFLHAAQLKFTHPETEEVMQVKAPLDTILESTLKKLKKV; encoded by the coding sequence ATGAATACTCCATCTCAAAAAGCACAAGTTCAATTGGTCACCATTGATGAAGACCACGTTGGACAACGAATCGATAATTTTCTTCTGACAAAACTCAAGGGCGTACCTAAAAGTATGATCTATCGGATCGTGCGTAAAGGTGAAGTTCGAGTCAATAAAAAGCGCATTAAACCTGAGTATAAGCTAGCCGATGGGGACATCGTACGAATTCCGCCTGTTAGAGTGTCTGAAAGCGAAGGGCGTCCAGGTCCTTCTGCTAAGTTGACGAAAGTGTCTCAGCTTGAAGAGCGGATCCTTTTTGAAGATAAATATCTTATCGTATTAAATAAGCCATCAGGAATTGCTGTTCATGGTGGCAGTGGTGTTGAATTTGGCGTGATTGAGGCTATGCGCTCTTTACGCACTCAGCAAAAGTTTTTGGAGTTAGTTCACAGGCTCGATAAAGAAACATCGGGAGTGTTACTTATCGCCAAGAAGCGTAGTGCACTAAGACATCTACATGATCAACTTAGATATAAGAAGATGCAAAAGGACTATGTCGCGCTGGTAAGAGGCGAGTGGCAGAGTCACGACAAAGTGATTAAAGCACCGTTGCTTAAGTTAACACTGAAGTCTGGTGAGCGAATAGTTCGCGTTAATAAAGAGGGTAAAGAGTCTGAAACTCGCTTTAAGATCCTACAGCGTTATGAGGATTCAACCTTAGTGCAGGCGAGCCCTGTCACAGGCCGTACTCACCAAATTCGTGTTCATTGTCAATTTGCTGGGCACCCAATAGCGTGTGATGAAAAATACAGCGAACAAAAGTTTGATGACTCTATGCGAGCACAGGGTTTAAATCGCCTGTTTTTGCACGCAGCGCAGCTGAAATTCACCCATCCTGAGACGGAAGAGGTGATGCAAGTTAAAGCACCATTAGACACAATACTCGAATCAACCTTAAAGAAGTTAAAGAAAGTATGA
- a CDS encoding acyl-CoA thioesterase, with the protein MAGLERQLTLRFLAEPADVNFGGKVHGGAVMKWIDLAGYACAAGWSGKYCITAYAGGIRFVKPIHVGNIVEVTAKVIYTGRTSMHLGVDVKAGDPKFQDRHLTTHCVLVMVAVDDDGQPTEVPDWKPVLPADIELRESAIRLMDMRKKIGAEMQAHVDLQPSLQDS; encoded by the coding sequence ATGGCCGGTTTAGAAAGACAGTTAACACTGAGGTTCTTAGCAGAACCTGCAGATGTAAACTTTGGCGGTAAAGTACACGGCGGCGCCGTGATGAAATGGATTGACCTTGCGGGTTATGCTTGCGCTGCGGGCTGGAGTGGCAAGTATTGTATTACTGCTTATGCAGGCGGCATTCGTTTTGTTAAACCAATTCATGTAGGCAATATCGTTGAGGTTACGGCTAAAGTCATTTACACAGGCAGAACTTCGATGCATTTAGGTGTTGATGTGAAAGCGGGCGACCCTAAGTTTCAAGATCGGCATCTAACTACCCATTGTGTGTTAGTGATGGTTGCTGTTGATGATGATGGTCAACCCACGGAAGTCCCTGATTGGAAGCCTGTACTACCAGCCGATATTGAGCTTAGAGAATCAGCTATTCGCCTGATGGATATGCGCAAAAAGATTGGCGCAGAGATGCAGGCGCATGTGGATCTGCAACCGTCTTTGCAAGATTCCTAA
- a CDS encoding beta-ketoacyl-ACP synthase III: protein MHTKILGTGSYLPVQVRSNLDLEKMVETTDQWIVERTGISERRIAAADETVATMGYQAGLKAIEMAGIEASEIDMIICGTTSASNAFPAAACEIQAMLGIHTVPAFDIAAACSGFVYALSVADQFVKTGAAKNVLVIGADVLSRLCEPEDRSTIILFGDGAGAAVIGRSDEPGIISTHIFADGRQGDLLKCSIPPRKGETSEAVGYMTMKGNDVFKVAVTQLSHVVTETLRHNNVDKSEIDWLVPHQANFRIIKATAKKLDMSLDKVVLTLAKHGNTSAASVPIALDEAVRDGRIQRGQLLLLEAFGAGFAWGSALVRF, encoded by the coding sequence ATGCATACAAAAATTCTTGGCACTGGTAGTTATCTACCGGTGCAGGTGCGCAGTAATCTCGATCTAGAAAAAATGGTCGAAACCACAGATCAATGGATTGTGGAGCGCACGGGTATTTCAGAACGTAGAATCGCGGCAGCGGATGAGACCGTTGCGACCATGGGGTATCAAGCTGGGTTAAAAGCCATTGAGATGGCTGGTATCGAAGCTTCTGAAATCGACATGATCATTTGCGGTACGACTAGTGCGAGCAACGCATTTCCGGCAGCAGCATGTGAAATTCAGGCCATGTTAGGCATTCATACTGTTCCTGCATTTGATATCGCGGCGGCTTGTTCTGGTTTCGTGTATGCATTATCTGTTGCGGACCAGTTTGTGAAAACTGGTGCAGCTAAAAATGTACTCGTAATTGGTGCCGATGTGCTTTCACGTTTGTGTGAGCCAGAAGACCGCTCGACGATTATTCTATTTGGTGACGGCGCAGGTGCTGCTGTCATCGGTCGTTCTGACGAGCCAGGTATTATTTCAACTCATATCTTTGCAGATGGCCGTCAAGGGGATCTGCTCAAGTGTTCTATTCCGCCGCGTAAAGGGGAAACCTCTGAAGCTGTGGGTTATATGACGATGAAGGGCAATGATGTATTTAAAGTTGCCGTGACTCAGCTATCTCATGTTGTGACAGAGACCTTGCGACATAATAATGTAGACAAGTCTGAAATTGACTGGCTTGTGCCACATCAGGCGAATTTTAGAATTATTAAAGCAACCGCCAAGAAGCTCGATATGAGCCTAGATAAAGTCGTCTTAACGCTGGCTAAACACGGTAATACGTCAGCAGCCTCAGTGCCTATCGCACTAGATGAAGCGGTTAGAGACGGTCGTATTCAGCGTGGTCAATTATTATTGCTTGAAGCCTTCGGTGCAGGGTTTGCCTGGGGAAGTGCTTTAGTTCGTTTTTAA
- the fabD gene encoding ACP S-malonyltransferase: MENTAFVFPGQGSQALGMLAELAEAHSVVGETFAQATSVLGYDLWALIQQGPVETLNETDKTQPALLAASVAIYRAYLASGKGLPKLMAGHSLGEYSALVCAGVIDFEAAIKLVELRGQLMQQAVPAGTGAMFAIIGLDNDAIAKACEEASEGAVVSPVNYNSPGQVVIAGEKAAVERAAALCKANGAKMAVSLPVSVPSHCQLMKPAADKLAVALEAIEFNEPAVTVINNVDVASPNSAADIKDALVRQLYCPVRWSETVELMAIDGITNLFEMGPGKVLTGLTKRINRSLSAQAVNDVASLTALTE; this comes from the coding sequence ATGGAAAATACTGCTTTTGTATTCCCAGGACAAGGTTCTCAAGCATTAGGAATGCTAGCCGAGTTGGCCGAAGCGCATAGCGTAGTCGGTGAGACTTTCGCTCAAGCAACCAGTGTTCTTGGGTACGATTTATGGGCTTTGATTCAGCAAGGCCCTGTTGAAACTCTAAATGAAACAGATAAGACACAGCCTGCACTATTAGCTGCGAGTGTGGCTATTTACCGTGCTTATTTGGCATCGGGTAAAGGTTTGCCAAAGCTTATGGCAGGTCATAGCTTAGGTGAATACTCAGCATTGGTTTGCGCAGGCGTTATTGATTTTGAAGCGGCAATTAAATTGGTTGAGCTACGTGGTCAACTAATGCAACAAGCCGTGCCTGCAGGCACTGGTGCTATGTTTGCAATTATCGGTTTAGATAATGATGCTATCGCAAAAGCTTGTGAAGAAGCGTCAGAAGGCGCAGTCGTTAGCCCTGTTAACTACAACAGCCCTGGCCAAGTGGTTATTGCAGGTGAAAAAGCGGCTGTTGAACGCGCTGCAGCACTTTGTAAAGCCAACGGTGCTAAAATGGCGGTTTCACTGCCTGTAAGCGTGCCGTCGCATTGCCAATTGATGAAGCCTGCTGCCGATAAACTTGCCGTAGCACTTGAAGCGATAGAATTTAATGAGCCAGCGGTTACCGTTATCAACAATGTTGATGTGGCTAGCCCTAATTCTGCTGCTGATATTAAAGATGCTTTGGTTCGTCAACTATATTGTCCGGTTCGTTGGTCTGAGACTGTCGAGTTGATGGCTATCGATGGGATCACGAATCTGTTTGAAATGGGACCTGGTAAAGTTTTAACGGGTCTAACAAAACGTATTAATCGCTCGCTTTCGGCACAAGCTGTAAACGATGTGGCTTCATTAACGGCGTTGACCGAATAA
- a CDS encoding Maf family protein, with the protein MSAPIVLASTSTFRQQLLKKLELEFCCCSPDVDETPVDNESPIELVLRLAKLKAEAGTKLHPNAIVIGSDQVAVINNQIIGKPLNRETAIAQLTAASGQAITFYTGLAVHNAKTGSVDAIVEPFTVHFRSLTSKQISNYVDIEQPFYCAGSFKSEGLGIALFERLEGKDPNTLIGLPLISLIDLLADQGIHVL; encoded by the coding sequence ATGTCCGCACCTATCGTTTTAGCTTCAACTTCGACTTTTAGACAGCAACTCCTTAAAAAACTTGAATTGGAGTTTTGCTGCTGCTCACCAGATGTAGATGAGACACCAGTTGATAATGAGTCCCCTATCGAACTGGTTTTACGATTAGCGAAACTTAAGGCTGAGGCAGGAACAAAGCTCCACCCTAACGCGATTGTTATTGGTTCAGATCAAGTCGCTGTAATAAACAACCAGATCATTGGTAAACCACTCAACCGTGAAACAGCCATCGCACAGTTAACTGCGGCCAGTGGTCAAGCTATTACCTTTTACACAGGCCTTGCCGTTCATAATGCCAAGACAGGCTCTGTTGATGCTATTGTAGAGCCCTTTACCGTCCACTTTCGCTCATTAACTTCAAAGCAAATCAGTAATTATGTCGACATCGAGCAGCCTTTTTACTGCGCAGGCAGCTTTAAGAGCGAAGGCCTTGGTATCGCCTTATTTGAAAGGTTAGAAGGTAAAGATCCAAACACACTGATCGGCCTGCCGCTGATTTCTCTCATCGATCTGCTAGCAGATCAAGGCATCCATGTTCTGTAA
- the yceD gene encoding 23S rRNA accumulation protein YceD, with protein MQTVKIPVSIDPVRAASSQMSYEGLVPGKQLKRLNELCAGDCSDVVVSLECGVDLQGIVYLNGKAVTELTLDCQRCMTLFTTEVTVEFSFGLCKTEAEIDELPDAYEPIECNEIGEIRLHQLIEDELIVAMPLIAMHENENCHLGKQDIVVGEIEPAQEERPNPFAVLEKLKSK; from the coding sequence ATGCAAACAGTAAAGATACCGGTTTCAATTGATCCCGTTCGCGCTGCCAGTAGCCAGATGTCTTATGAAGGCTTGGTGCCTGGTAAGCAGTTAAAGCGATTAAATGAATTATGTGCCGGCGACTGTTCTGACGTGGTAGTGTCGCTTGAATGCGGCGTAGATTTACAGGGGATAGTCTACCTTAACGGGAAGGCTGTGACGGAGCTCACTCTGGATTGTCAACGTTGTATGACACTATTTACCACTGAGGTTACGGTCGAGTTTAGTTTTGGACTTTGTAAGACTGAAGCTGAAATCGATGAGCTCCCGGATGCGTATGAGCCTATTGAGTGCAATGAAATTGGCGAAATTCGTCTGCATCAATTGATCGAAGATGAATTGATAGTCGCTATGCCTTTGATTGCCATGCATGAGAATGAAAATTGTCATCTTGGTAAGCAAGATATAGTAGTAGGCGAGATCGAACCCGCTCAAGAGGAGCGTCCAAATCCGTTTGCAGTGTTAGAAAAACTGAAGAGCAAGTAA
- the fabF gene encoding beta-ketoacyl-ACP synthase II: MSKRRVVITGLGLVSPVGNTVDSSWKALVSGKSGIAPITKFDASEFTTRFSGSVKDFDVEQYMSRKDARKMDLFIQYGMAAGIQAVEDSGLEMDKLDPARVGTAIGAGMGGMPLIEQNHAALLKGGPRKVSPFFVPSTIINMIAGHLSIKYGMTGPNFAVTTACTTGVHNIGFAARTIAYGDADVMVAGGAEDVTCPLAVAGFGSAKALSTRNDDPQAASRPWDKDRDGFVIGDGAGVMVVEEYEHAKARGATIYAELVGFGMSGDAFHMTSPPSDGAGAAAAMVNAINDAKIGREEIGYINAHGTSTPAGDKAEAAAVKSVFGDHAYDLLVSSTKSMTGHLLGAAGSVEAIITILALKDQVIPPTLNLDNPDEGCDLDFVAHTARDYKFDYGLCNSFGFGGTNGSLLFKKV; encoded by the coding sequence GTGTCTAAACGTCGAGTAGTCATAACGGGCTTAGGCTTAGTTAGCCCTGTGGGAAATACAGTTGACTCTTCTTGGAAAGCACTTGTTTCAGGTAAGAGTGGTATTGCACCAATAACCAAATTTGATGCAAGTGAGTTCACAACGCGTTTTAGTGGTTCTGTTAAAGACTTTGATGTCGAGCAGTACATGTCTCGTAAAGACGCACGTAAGATGGACCTGTTTATTCAGTACGGCATGGCTGCCGGTATCCAAGCTGTCGAAGACTCAGGTCTTGAGATGGATAAGCTTGATCCTGCACGTGTAGGAACAGCCATTGGTGCGGGTATGGGCGGTATGCCGCTTATCGAACAAAATCATGCAGCTCTATTAAAGGGTGGCCCTCGCAAGGTATCGCCGTTCTTTGTTCCAAGCACGATTATCAATATGATAGCTGGACACCTTTCAATTAAATACGGCATGACAGGCCCGAACTTTGCTGTGACGACCGCTTGTACTACTGGTGTACACAATATCGGTTTTGCGGCGCGTACCATTGCTTATGGCGATGCAGACGTAATGGTTGCGGGCGGCGCAGAAGATGTTACTTGCCCATTAGCCGTAGCAGGCTTTGGTTCTGCAAAGGCACTTTCAACACGTAACGATGACCCACAAGCGGCAAGTCGCCCTTGGGATAAAGACCGTGATGGTTTTGTTATTGGTGACGGCGCAGGTGTGATGGTTGTTGAAGAGTACGAGCACGCTAAAGCTCGTGGCGCAACGATCTATGCTGAGTTAGTCGGTTTCGGCATGAGCGGCGATGCGTTTCATATGACATCACCACCTAGTGATGGTGCTGGCGCGGCTGCTGCTATGGTTAATGCCATTAACGATGCTAAAATTGGCCGTGAAGAGATTGGTTATATCAATGCTCATGGCACTTCTACTCCTGCTGGTGACAAGGCGGAAGCCGCTGCCGTTAAGTCAGTATTTGGCGACCATGCCTATGACTTACTTGTGAGCTCAACAAAATCAATGACAGGTCATTTGCTTGGCGCTGCAGGTTCAGTCGAAGCCATTATCACGATATTGGCACTAAAAGATCAGGTTATTCCACCTACGCTTAACTTGGATAATCCTGATGAAGGCTGTGATTTAGATTTTGTTGCTCACACTGCTCGCGATTATAAGTTCGATTACGGTCTATGTAATTCGTTTGGCTTTGGTGGCACCAACGGTTCGCTACTGTTTAAGAAAGTGTAA
- the rpmF gene encoding 50S ribosomal protein L32 produces MAVQQNKKSRSKRGMRRSHDALSTAQLSVDATSGELHRRHNVTADGFYRGQKVINK; encoded by the coding sequence ATGGCTGTACAACAGAATAAAAAATCTCGTTCTAAGCGCGGTATGCGCCGTTCACACGATGCTTTGAGCACAGCTCAATTATCAGTGGACGCAACGAGTGGTGAACTTCACCGTCGTCACAACGTGACTGCGGACGGTTTTTACCGTGGTCAAAAGGTTATCAACAAGTAA
- the acpP gene encoding acyl carrier protein gives MSNIEERVKKIIIEQLGVKEEDVKSAASFVDDLGADSLDTVELVMALEEEFDTEIPDEEAEKITTVQAAIDYVSKNQ, from the coding sequence ATGAGCAACATCGAAGAACGTGTAAAGAAAATCATCATCGAGCAACTAGGTGTTAAAGAAGAAGACGTTAAATCAGCAGCATCTTTCGTTGACGATTTAGGTGCAGATTCTCTAGACACTGTTGAGTTGGTTATGGCTCTAGAAGAAGAGTTTGACACCGAGATCCCTGATGAAGAAGCTGAGAAGATCACTACTGTTCAAGCAGCGATCGATTACGTTTCTAAGAATCAGTAA
- a CDS encoding sensor domain-containing diguanylate cyclase, with product MTNIEQALALLAAPYTDEHFFARALKALTLVTGCRWAGFGRPSAQEGYGEIIAFFDGNENLPSFEFELKGSPCEQVYQNNQCHLIFNSDLQKLFPNFDLIKTLGADSYQAEQILNEKGGMIGHIFVLDPKPQKEDCKSNEFFRLVAQRIGVEYQRHIITQELEQRQKMIALSEQYMSFVDTDYIYRVVSKGYESLFNLTQEQIIGKSVFELHGRNVFENQIKPLLDRCFRGEQIKTQIWVHPPNHKRPIFLDVHHNPYFDAYGQIQGSIVSAHNITELEQAKSRIEYIANHDSLTGLANRRSLFYQFEKLLKVEENASPTVAIAYLDIDHFKSINDNYGHQIGDLVLIEVAEILTRASLQGDTVARIGGDEFILIKTFEQQLATLNGQVLLDNLRIQLQHALCTQVSIGGHKIKISASIGLHLVDDTSAELASLINQADNEMFKYKQGAPGR from the coding sequence ATGACCAACATAGAACAAGCGCTCGCCCTACTCGCTGCACCTTATACAGATGAACACTTCTTTGCTCGCGCCCTAAAGGCGTTAACCTTAGTGACCGGTTGCCGCTGGGCAGGATTTGGCCGCCCTTCCGCTCAGGAGGGATACGGTGAAATAATTGCTTTTTTCGATGGTAATGAAAATTTACCTAGTTTTGAATTTGAACTAAAAGGTTCCCCTTGCGAGCAGGTTTACCAGAACAATCAATGCCACTTGATCTTTAACAGCGACCTTCAGAAGCTCTTTCCCAATTTTGATTTGATAAAAACACTTGGCGCAGACAGTTATCAAGCAGAGCAAATATTAAACGAAAAGGGAGGAATGATCGGCCATATCTTCGTACTTGATCCGAAACCGCAAAAAGAAGACTGTAAATCAAATGAGTTTTTCAGACTCGTTGCCCAGCGAATTGGGGTTGAATATCAGCGGCATATCATTACTCAAGAACTTGAGCAGCGACAGAAGATGATCGCTTTATCAGAGCAGTATATGTCATTTGTCGATACCGACTATATTTACCGTGTTGTATCGAAAGGCTATGAGTCACTATTTAACTTAACTCAAGAGCAGATCATCGGAAAGAGTGTTTTCGAACTACATGGCAGAAACGTATTTGAAAATCAAATAAAACCGCTACTCGATCGTTGCTTTCGAGGAGAACAGATAAAAACTCAAATTTGGGTCCACCCACCTAACCATAAAAGGCCGATTTTCTTAGATGTTCACCATAATCCTTACTTCGATGCCTACGGTCAAATACAGGGTTCTATCGTTTCGGCTCATAATATTACTGAGCTTGAACAAGCTAAGAGCAGAATAGAGTATATAGCAAATCACGATAGCCTAACGGGGCTAGCCAACAGGCGCTCGTTATTTTACCAATTCGAGAAGTTACTTAAAGTGGAAGAAAATGCTAGCCCAACTGTCGCCATCGCCTATTTAGATATTGACCATTTTAAATCAATTAACGACAACTATGGCCACCAAATTGGCGACCTAGTGCTCATCGAAGTGGCTGAAATATTAACTCGTGCGAGCTTACAAGGTGATACTGTTGCCCGAATTGGTGGGGACGAATTTATTTTAATCAAAACTTTTGAGCAACAGCTCGCCACATTAAATGGACAAGTCTTGCTCGATAATCTGCGAATACAACTGCAACATGCATTGTGTACTCAGGTTTCAATTGGTGGTCACAAGATAAAAATTAGCGCAAGTATCGGACTTCACTTAGTCGATGACACATCTGCGGAATTAGCTTCACTCATAAATCAGGCCGATAATGAAATGTTTAAATACAAACAAGGCGCACCCGGTCGCTAA
- the fabG gene encoding 3-oxoacyl-ACP reductase FabG, whose protein sequence is MSISFDLTGKVALVTGASRGIGRAVAETLVSAGAVVIGTATSERGAEAIQAYLGDKGHGLVLNVTDADSVKALFETIKQRAGDVDILVNNAGITRDNLLMRMKDDEWNDILDTNLTSIFRTSKAVMRPMMKKRHGRIINIGSVVGTMGNAGQTNYSAAKAGLIGFTKSLAREVASRQITVNAIAPGFIQTDMTDELTEDQQQAIMSQVPMERLGQAQEIAHAVLFLASDSAAYITGETLHVNGGMYMV, encoded by the coding sequence ATGAGTATAAGTTTTGATTTGACTGGTAAAGTAGCCTTAGTTACAGGCGCTAGCCGTGGTATTGGACGCGCAGTTGCTGAAACATTAGTTTCAGCTGGCGCAGTCGTCATCGGTACCGCGACCAGTGAGCGTGGGGCAGAAGCGATTCAAGCCTATTTAGGTGATAAGGGCCACGGTCTAGTTTTAAACGTAACAGACGCAGACTCTGTAAAAGCATTGTTTGAAACGATCAAACAAAGAGCTGGTGATGTTGATATTTTAGTCAACAACGCAGGTATCACACGTGATAATTTGTTAATGCGAATGAAAGATGACGAATGGAATGATATCCTAGATACTAACCTAACATCTATCTTCCGCACCTCAAAAGCGGTGATGAGACCAATGATGAAAAAGCGTCATGGACGTATTATCAATATTGGCTCAGTTGTAGGTACAATGGGTAATGCAGGGCAGACAAACTACTCTGCAGCTAAAGCGGGTCTGATTGGATTTACAAAATCTCTTGCAAGAGAGGTTGCATCTCGTCAGATTACAGTTAATGCTATTGCCCCTGGATTTATCCAGACAGATATGACGGATGAGCTGACGGAAGACCAGCAACAAGCTATTATGTCTCAGGTACCAATGGAAAGACTTGGTCAGGCGCAGGAAATTGCTCACGCAGTCCTCTTTTTAGCGTCGGACTCTGCTGCTTACATTACGGGAGAAACTCTCCACGTTAATGGTGGCATGTACATGGTTTAA
- a CDS encoding HAD-IA family hydrolase, which produces MKPYELVIFDWDGTLMDSISKIVTCMQQMAHSLSLVCPSELAVRDVIGLSMEEALKTLYPALPTIDFDPMINSYKEHYLTLNTTPSPLFDGSEMLLNELSTRDYRLAVATGKGRNGLNRVLSETGLARHFESSRCADESKSKPNPDMLYDLLEELKVKPERALMVGDSLHDLNMANNAGVDSVGVSYGAHSESKLLLAKPKAIIHRPLELLNVLA; this is translated from the coding sequence ATGAAGCCTTACGAATTAGTCATCTTTGATTGGGATGGAACCTTAATGGATTCCATCAGTAAAATTGTTACTTGTATGCAGCAGATGGCTCACTCGCTATCTCTTGTTTGCCCATCAGAGTTGGCGGTACGGGATGTGATTGGACTATCGATGGAAGAGGCGTTAAAAACCTTATATCCAGCTTTGCCTACAATTGATTTCGACCCCATGATTAATTCGTATAAAGAGCATTACTTGACGCTTAATACCACACCAAGCCCATTGTTTGACGGTAGTGAAATGCTACTGAATGAGCTGAGTACACGTGATTATCGTTTAGCTGTTGCTACGGGTAAAGGGCGCAACGGTTTGAATCGCGTGCTAAGTGAAACTGGATTAGCAAGGCATTTTGAATCGAGTCGATGCGCCGATGAGTCAAAGAGTAAACCAAATCCAGATATGCTCTATGACTTATTAGAAGAGCTTAAGGTTAAGCCTGAACGTGCGCTTATGGTTGGAGACTCTCTTCATGATCTCAATATGGCAAATAATGCAGGGGTTGATTCAGTTGGCGTGAGTTATGGGGCTCATAGTGAGTCAAAGCTATTGTTAGCTAAGCCAAAGGCTATTATCCATAGACCATTAGAGTTACTTAACGTATTAGCCTAG